The following proteins are encoded in a genomic region of Catharus ustulatus isolate bCatUst1 chromosome 4, bCatUst1.pri.v2, whole genome shotgun sequence:
- the KERA gene encoding keratocan, producing the protein MILKVYTSLWLLFLVNSVWTRSVRQVYDDLDPDHWSHYTSECPQECFCPPSFPNALYCDNKGLKEIPPIPARIWYLYLQNNEIETLSEKPFMNATHLRWINLNKNKITNNGIESGVLSKLKRLLYLFLEDNELEEVPAPLPVGLEQLRLAKNKISKIPEGVFSHLENLTMLDLHQNSLLDSALQSDTFQGLNNLMQLNIAKNSLKKMPLSIPANTLQLFLDNNSIEVIPENYFSAIPKVTFLRLNYNKLSDDGIPPNGFNVSSILDLQLSHNQLTKIPPINAHLEHLHLDHNKIKSVNGTQICPVSIALEEDYGYYGNIPRLRYLRLDGNEIQPPIPLDIMICFRLLQAVVI; encoded by the exons ATGATTCTAAAAGTTTATACAAGCCTTTGGCTCTTATTCTTGGTCAATTCTGTGTGGACTCGATCTGTGAGACAAGTTTATGATGACCTGGATCCTGACCATTGGTCTCACTATACTTCTGAGTGTCCACAGGAGTGCTTTTGTCCTCCCAGCTTCCCCAATGCATTATACTGCGATAATAAAGGACTTAAGGAAATACCTCCAATTCCAGCGAGAATTTGGTACCTCTATCTTCAAAACAATGAAATTGAAACACTTTCAGAGAAGCCTTTTATGAATGCCACTCATCTGAGATGGATAAATCTGAACAAGAACAAGATCACAAACAATGGAATTGAGAGTGGTGTGCTGAGCAAGCTGAAAAGACTGCTTTACTTATTCCTGGAAGATAATGAATTGGAAGAGGTGCCTGCCCCATTACCAGTGGGTCTGGAGCAGCTAAGACTAGCTAAaaacaaaatctccaaaatcccagaaggAGTCTTCAGCCACTTGGAAAACCTTACTATGTTAGACCTGCACCAGAACAGTTTGTTGGACAGCGCTCTTCAAAGTGACACCTTCCAAGGACTCAACAACCTCATGCAACTCAACATAGCAAAAAACTCACTTAAGAAAATGCCTCTAAGCATTCCAGCTAATACACTGCAGCTGTTTTTGGACAACAACTCCATCGAAGTCATACCAGAAAACTACTTCAGTGCCATACCCAAAGTGACTTTCCTTAGGCTGAACTACAATAAATTATCTGATGATGGTATCCCCCCAAATGGGTTTAACGTTTCATCTATTCTAGACCTACAGCTGTCTCACAATCAGCTCACTAAAATTCCACCAATCAATGCTCACCTTGAGCACCTTCATCTTGATCACAACAAAATCAAAA GTGTCAATGGCACTCAAATATGCCCAGTTTCCATTGCCCTAGAGGAAGATTATGGTTATTATGGCAACATCCCTCGGCTCCGATACCTTCGTCTGGATGGAAATGAAATTCAGCCTCCAATCCCGTTGGACATCATGATTTGTTTCCGACTACTTCAAGCTGTTGTTATATAA